Proteins from a single region of Candidatus Krumholzibacteriia bacterium:
- the hrcA gene encoding heat-inducible transcriptional repressor HrcA, translating into MLIEKDREILRTIIEVYVSEGDPVSSRRVRDAGRFAMSTATIRNRMAVLEREGLIAKAHVSSGRIPTDEGYRLHVDELQAERTLAAGEALPAVREELRAEGDNISALMLHTSQMLGAMSRNVALVYGAVVQECRVGGVRLFQLNGGRLLVVVRLVPDYERTVALRLGREPSPETVSAVEGLLNRLVGGMSLDGARAALGELVRDNVTDEGIVVREITSRREEIFSGPPAVEMCFEARGRMLDQPELSDPRTLHLLLRILHNRDYLTSILASRPLDRTQVTIGVEHGDESLRPFSLVTAGYRMGAARGVVGLMGPTRMRYDHAISLVGSVSRELRAIGEEFFQ; encoded by the coding sequence ATGTTGATCGAGAAGGATCGCGAAATACTCCGCACCATCATCGAGGTGTACGTCAGCGAGGGCGACCCCGTCAGCTCGCGGCGCGTGCGCGATGCGGGGCGCTTTGCCATGAGCACCGCCACCATCCGCAACCGCATGGCGGTACTGGAGCGCGAAGGGTTGATCGCCAAGGCGCACGTGTCCTCCGGGCGCATCCCCACCGACGAGGGCTATCGCCTCCACGTCGACGAACTGCAAGCCGAGCGCACCCTCGCGGCGGGTGAGGCGCTTCCCGCGGTACGGGAGGAACTGCGTGCCGAGGGCGACAACATCAGCGCGCTCATGCTGCACACCTCGCAAATGCTGGGTGCGATGTCGCGCAACGTGGCCCTGGTCTACGGCGCCGTGGTGCAGGAGTGCCGCGTGGGCGGGGTGCGCTTGTTCCAACTCAACGGCGGGCGTCTGCTGGTGGTGGTGCGGCTGGTGCCGGACTACGAGCGCACGGTGGCCCTGCGCCTGGGCCGCGAGCCGTCGCCCGAGACCGTGTCGGCCGTGGAGGGGCTGCTCAACCGCCTGGTGGGCGGGATGAGCCTGGACGGCGCCCGCGCCGCACTGGGCGAGCTGGTGCGCGACAATGTCACCGACGAGGGGATCGTTGTGCGCGAGATCACGTCGCGGCGCGAAGAAATTTTTTCCGGGCCGCCGGCGGTTGAGATGTGTTTCGAGGCGCGCGGGCGCATGCTCGACCAGCCCGAGCTCTCCGATCCGCGAACCCTGCATCTCCTGTTACGAATCTTGCACAACCGCGACTATTTGACTTCGATTCTCGCCAGCCGCCCCCTCGACCGGACCCAGGTGACCATCGGGGTCGAGCACGGGGATGAGTCCCTGAGGCCGTTCAGCCTCGTTACGGCCGGATATCGCATGGGCGCGGCGCGGGGGGTTGTTGGTCTCATGGGGCCGACGAGGATGCGATACGACCATGCGATTTCGCTGGTCGGATCCGTATCACGAGAACTGCGCGCCATCGGCGAAGAGTTCTTTCAGTAG
- a CDS encoding nucleotide exchange factor GrpE: protein MDEKERQNQTQIDAASDDDEDREPPVYDLDVEPDDDGDDAFAPDDTDDEAEARSGAGGDAGAARASRRVSRKEILDRFQEKNEVIARLTRDKNRLEKEAADLAEQARDHKDRWLRTAAEFENYRKRSAREWELLKQQSKSEVILEVLNSLDDFERAFAVVAGAEESEFVQGIRLIYNNLLSGLQKLGVTELEALHQPFDPNVHMAVGQIQTDEAPSGHVAEVLEKGYSLNGVLIRPARVIVAK, encoded by the coding sequence ATGGACGAGAAGGAACGGCAGAATCAGACCCAGATCGACGCCGCCTCGGACGACGACGAAGATCGTGAGCCCCCGGTGTACGACCTCGACGTCGAGCCCGACGACGACGGCGACGACGCGTTCGCCCCGGATGACACGGACGACGAGGCCGAAGCGCGATCGGGGGCCGGAGGAGATGCCGGCGCCGCGCGCGCGAGCCGCCGCGTGTCGCGCAAGGAGATCCTGGATCGATTCCAGGAGAAGAACGAGGTCATCGCAAGACTGACCCGCGATAAGAACCGCCTCGAAAAGGAGGCGGCAGATCTTGCCGAGCAGGCCAGGGACCACAAGGACCGCTGGCTGCGTACGGCCGCCGAGTTTGAAAACTACCGCAAGCGTTCCGCCAGGGAATGGGAATTGCTTAAGCAGCAATCAAAGTCCGAAGTCATCCTCGAGGTGCTCAATTCGCTGGACGACTTCGAGCGGGCGTTTGCAGTGGTGGCGGGGGCCGAAGAGAGCGAGTTTGTTCAGGGTATTCGGTTGATTTATAACAACTTGCTCTCAGGCCTGCAAAAACTCGGGGTAACCGAGCTCGAAGCCCTCCACCAACCCTTCGACCCGAACGTCCACATGGCGGTCGGGCAGATCCAGACCGACGAGGCTCCATCCGGCCACGTCGCCGAGGTCCTCGAGAAGGGTTACTCCCTCAACGGAGTCCTCATTCGTCCCGCCCGGGTCATCGTTGCAAAGTAG
- the dnaJ gene encoding molecular chaperone DnaJ, translating into MSKRDYYEVLGVQRGASKDEIKKAYRKLAFQYHPDKNPGNKEAEDKFKEATEAYEVLSDEERRRIYDQVGHAGMGRGAGAGSPFGGGFGGGFEGFDLSDALRAFMREFGGFEGGFGGAAGGGATRSRKGRDLQVRVHLSLEEIAKGVEKQIRVTRLVDCETCHGSGAKDGSTPATCQTCSGTGQIKQVQRTILGQFINVVECSACDGEGTIIRDRCHDCNGTGTVRGSETVKVKIPPGVVSGNYITVRGHGDAAGRGGRNGDLYVVIEEEEDGRFVRHDNDVLIDIPLTYTQLTLGTKLEVPTLEGKVLLRVPAGTPSHKILRLKGKGIPRLNGHGRGDQLVRVIAWVPNKVSKKEEEILKELEKALSDRAPRVD; encoded by the coding sequence ATGAGCAAGCGAGACTACTACGAGGTTCTGGGCGTCCAGCGCGGGGCGAGCAAGGACGAGATCAAGAAGGCGTACCGCAAGCTCGCATTCCAGTACCACCCCGACAAGAACCCCGGCAACAAAGAGGCGGAGGACAAGTTCAAGGAAGCCACCGAGGCCTACGAGGTCCTCAGCGACGAAGAGCGCCGCCGCATCTACGACCAGGTGGGCCATGCGGGCATGGGCCGCGGTGCGGGTGCGGGCAGCCCGTTCGGGGGCGGATTCGGCGGGGGTTTCGAGGGCTTCGATCTCTCCGACGCGCTGCGCGCGTTCATGCGCGAGTTCGGCGGCTTCGAGGGCGGCTTCGGCGGCGCGGCCGGTGGTGGCGCCACACGCTCCCGCAAAGGCCGGGATCTGCAGGTGCGTGTGCACCTGAGTCTGGAGGAGATTGCGAAGGGCGTCGAGAAGCAGATCCGGGTGACGCGGCTGGTGGACTGCGAGACCTGCCATGGCAGCGGCGCAAAGGACGGCTCGACGCCGGCCACCTGCCAGACGTGTTCGGGCACCGGGCAGATCAAGCAGGTCCAGCGCACCATCCTGGGACAGTTCATCAATGTGGTGGAGTGCAGCGCGTGCGACGGCGAGGGCACCATCATCCGGGACCGCTGCCACGACTGCAACGGCACCGGTACCGTTCGCGGGTCGGAGACGGTGAAGGTCAAGATTCCCCCCGGCGTGGTGAGCGGCAACTACATCACCGTACGCGGACACGGCGACGCAGCCGGGCGCGGTGGCCGTAACGGCGACCTCTATGTGGTGATCGAAGAGGAAGAGGACGGTCGTTTCGTGCGCCACGACAACGACGTGCTGATCGACATCCCCCTGACCTACACCCAGCTCACCCTGGGGACCAAACTCGAGGTGCCCACGCTGGAGGGCAAGGTGCTGCTGCGGGTCCCCGCGGGCACACCATCGCACAAGATCCTGCGGCTCAAGGGCAAGGGCATTCCGAGGCTCAACGGACACGGGCGCGGCGACCAGCTGGTGCGCGTGATCGCCTGGGTGCCGAACAAGGTTTCGAAGAAGGAAGAGGAAATCCTCAAGGAACTCGAGAAGGCCCTCTCCGATCGGGCCCCGCGAGTCGACTGA
- a CDS encoding 16S rRNA (uracil(1498)-N(3))-methyltransferase, translated as MSAHTFSFYLPGMTADDTRVSIAGDEHTHLKRVLRVRSGETIRVTNGRGLMVIATVDEVQDRATLARVTAVESDAPPGRRLALALPLLQRAHFDAAVAQCVEVGVTEFVPVHAERCHVRVWTPALAKRVARVAVSAMKQSGRDWLPPVRPALDVERLVATFDGYQSVVLADAGGEPLAPGAVRGHTLAIVGPEAGFSERETDRLLAGGARRVALSRQRLRAETAATVLVSLLSLPG; from the coding sequence ATGAGTGCACACACGTTTTCTTTCTACCTGCCGGGAATGACAGCGGACGACACCCGGGTGAGCATCGCTGGCGACGAGCACACGCATCTCAAGCGCGTACTGCGCGTTCGCAGCGGGGAGACCATCCGCGTCACCAACGGCAGGGGACTCATGGTGATCGCCACGGTCGATGAGGTGCAGGATCGCGCCACCCTGGCGCGTGTCACCGCCGTCGAGTCCGACGCTCCGCCCGGGCGCCGCCTGGCGTTGGCGCTTCCGCTCCTGCAGCGCGCGCACTTCGATGCGGCGGTTGCGCAGTGCGTGGAGGTGGGTGTCACCGAATTCGTGCCGGTTCATGCGGAGAGGTGCCACGTGCGGGTGTGGACGCCCGCGCTGGCGAAGCGGGTGGCGCGCGTGGCGGTGTCGGCGATGAAGCAGTCCGGGCGCGACTGGTTGCCACCCGTGCGGCCCGCGCTGGATGTCGAACGGCTCGTGGCCACGTTCGACGGATACCAATCCGTGGTGCTGGCCGATGCCGGCGGGGAACCCCTGGCGCCGGGAGCCGTGCGCGGCCACACGCTCGCCATCGTGGGGCCCGAGGCCGGTTTCTCGGAGCGCGAGACCGACCGCCTGCTTGCCGGCGGTGCCCGGCGGGTGGCGCTGTCGCGCCAGCGGCTGCGGGCCGAAACCGCGGCCACCGTGCTGGTTTCGCTTCTATCCCTGCCGGGCTGA
- a CDS encoding GatB/YqeY domain-containing protein — MITQKLTEDMKVAMKAGDKLRLSVVRMLLSELKNERIAQGEDLDEASERKVLTGYAKKRREAMEAARAGGREEVAAREQQELDITMAYLPPQLSEADLRVVVRKHIETAGATGPQAFGVVMKSVMAEVGGQADGKVVSALVRELMG; from the coding sequence ATGATCACCCAGAAACTGACCGAAGACATGAAAGTGGCTATGAAGGCCGGCGACAAGCTTCGCCTGAGCGTGGTTCGCATGCTCCTCTCCGAACTCAAGAACGAGCGCATCGCCCAGGGCGAGGACCTCGACGAGGCGTCCGAGCGCAAGGTGCTCACCGGCTATGCCAAGAAGCGCCGCGAGGCCATGGAGGCCGCCCGCGCGGGCGGGCGCGAGGAAGTCGCCGCGCGCGAACAGCAGGAGCTGGACATCACCATGGCCTACCTGCCCCCTCAACTGAGTGAGGCGGACCTGCGCGTTGTGGTGCGCAAGCACATCGAGACCGCGGGCGCCACGGGCCCGCAGGCCTTTGGCGTGGTCATGAAGTCGGTGATGGCGGAGGTCGGCGGGCAGGCGGACGGCAAGGTGGTTTCCGCGCTGGTGCGGGAGTTGATGGGCTGA
- a CDS encoding CvpA family protein — MSDVTVVNVVLLGMLAIGMITGAIKGFTRQVIELVGLVVSFFVAAVIASWLASQIAEFTSIPHTPSLVIAFIAVFVGGMVAFHFVAISAQRMMHMTLLGIIDRFAGAALGLVAAVLVTSVVTTVLLELPIPDDLRSGLEDSSVCAFVQPVAGWLFEAVFPQESGHIAAGIAMRAAASPV; from the coding sequence ATGTCGGACGTTACCGTCGTGAACGTCGTGCTGCTGGGGATGCTTGCCATCGGTATGATCACCGGCGCAATCAAGGGGTTCACGCGGCAGGTGATCGAACTGGTCGGCCTGGTGGTGTCGTTCTTCGTCGCCGCCGTCATCGCGAGCTGGCTTGCATCGCAGATCGCGGAGTTCACATCCATTCCGCACACGCCGTCGCTCGTGATCGCGTTCATCGCCGTGTTCGTGGGTGGGATGGTTGCCTTTCACTTTGTGGCCATCTCCGCCCAGCGCATGATGCACATGACGCTGCTGGGTATCATCGACCGCTTCGCCGGCGCCGCCCTGGGCCTGGTGGCCGCGGTGCTGGTGACGAGTGTCGTCACCACCGTGCTCCTCGAACTGCCCATTCCCGACGACCTGCGTTCCGGACTCGAAGACTCGTCGGTGTGCGCGTTCGTGCAACCCGTTGCGGGCTGGCTCTTCGAGGCCGTCTTTCCGCAGGAAAGCGGACATATCGCGGCTGGAATCGCGATGCGCGCCGCCGCGTCTCCCGTCTGA
- a CDS encoding Smr/MutS family protein: MTVQSPPFDHAARVLGLHDVFALVASACVNAGARAAVTGLRATNDADAIRTSLGEIDEYRRMREDAGDIAIPDTSYRGAVAEIAGGARGSGEALRRIGEGERAIAQLRRAVAAAGESFPALAAIAAGATPNETLVAEIDRALDAEGEVRDDATPALKAIRRDIRAARNSLRERAERMLGEIGTEAHATVMGTRHVLVVPRGRVKRGSGLVHGASQTGGSLYFEPMALLDLNNELETRLADEHEEIDRILRALSDRVRQAAPAITANADVVERLDALRAKAAFAARFGCITPDISGGDTPRLHLVRARHPLLTLALNRAGSLASQVPLDLTLEGGQRLMVITGPNAGGKTVALKTVGLLVLMLQCGLPVPCAHGSELPLFERVLVDIGDEQSLESSLSTFTSHLSHLTRMTRLANPRVLCLVDEIGDGTDPDEGAAIAIATLERLLASRAAVIATTHYGRIKTFALETAGVANASMAFAEETAQPLFRLLQGIAGRSRGIDTARRTGFDAELVGRAEAILGGDAFRLESALARLEKSYAAMEREREALETERRELEKLTASAQEKEQAFSLTRKEASRKAAREAEEMLAQTRREIEDIVRQLRERAADKATIRESRQRVERLMGDVRARARDSEPAADALASVAVGDRVSLSPGGKPAGVVVEVVRKSAVVDIGGKRIRARIGKIYRAAADPVHKAPPPPAVGVDYEPVGETEVHVRGMLREDALEIVSRFIDRAVLSGLREVKVVHGRGEGILSRAVREELRRDPRVASFRFGDPMEGGNGVTFVTLR; the protein is encoded by the coding sequence ATGACCGTTCAGTCACCGCCCTTCGACCATGCCGCCCGGGTACTCGGGCTCCACGACGTGTTCGCGCTGGTCGCATCCGCGTGCGTGAACGCCGGCGCGCGCGCTGCCGTCACCGGCCTGCGCGCCACCAACGACGCCGATGCGATCCGCACGTCGCTGGGCGAGATCGACGAGTACCGGCGCATGCGCGAAGACGCCGGCGACATCGCCATCCCCGACACGTCCTATCGCGGGGCGGTGGCGGAGATCGCCGGGGGCGCCCGCGGCAGCGGCGAAGCGTTGCGGCGCATCGGTGAGGGCGAGCGGGCCATTGCACAGCTGCGACGCGCGGTGGCGGCCGCGGGGGAGTCGTTTCCGGCGCTGGCCGCGATCGCCGCCGGCGCGACACCCAACGAGACGCTGGTAGCGGAGATCGACCGCGCGCTCGATGCCGAGGGAGAGGTGCGCGACGACGCAACCCCCGCCCTCAAGGCCATCCGCCGCGACATCCGTGCGGCACGCAACAGCCTGCGCGAACGCGCGGAGCGCATGCTGGGCGAGATCGGCACGGAAGCGCATGCCACCGTCATGGGCACGCGTCACGTGCTGGTGGTGCCGCGCGGCCGCGTCAAACGCGGCTCGGGGCTGGTGCACGGCGCCTCGCAGACCGGGGGATCGTTGTACTTCGAACCCATGGCGCTGCTGGATCTCAACAACGAACTCGAAACGCGTCTCGCCGACGAACACGAAGAGATCGACCGCATCCTACGCGCGTTGAGCGATCGCGTGCGCCAGGCGGCACCGGCCATCACCGCCAACGCGGACGTGGTGGAACGGCTGGACGCGTTACGCGCCAAGGCGGCGTTCGCGGCGCGTTTTGGCTGCATCACCCCCGACATCTCCGGCGGTGACACCCCGCGCCTGCACCTGGTGCGCGCGCGGCACCCACTGCTCACGCTCGCCCTGAACCGGGCCGGTTCGCTGGCGTCGCAGGTGCCGCTGGATCTCACCCTGGAGGGCGGGCAGCGCCTCATGGTGATCACCGGTCCCAACGCGGGCGGCAAGACGGTGGCGCTCAAGACGGTGGGGCTGCTGGTGCTGATGCTGCAGTGCGGCCTGCCGGTTCCGTGCGCGCATGGCAGTGAACTGCCGTTGTTCGAGCGCGTGCTGGTGGACATCGGCGACGAGCAGTCCCTGGAGTCGTCGCTTTCCACCTTCACGTCGCACCTCTCCCACCTGACGCGCATGACGCGGCTGGCCAATCCGCGCGTGTTGTGTCTGGTGGATGAAATCGGGGACGGCACCGATCCCGACGAGGGGGCCGCCATCGCCATCGCAACGCTGGAGCGCCTGCTCGCCTCGCGGGCCGCGGTAATCGCGACGACCCACTACGGGCGCATCAAGACGTTCGCGCTGGAGACCGCCGGCGTGGCCAACGCATCCATGGCCTTCGCGGAGGAGACGGCGCAACCGCTGTTTCGTCTATTGCAGGGAATCGCCGGGCGCAGCCGCGGCATCGACACCGCGCGGCGCACCGGCTTCGACGCGGAACTGGTGGGGCGCGCCGAGGCGATTCTGGGCGGCGACGCGTTCCGCCTGGAGTCCGCACTGGCGCGGCTGGAGAAGAGTTACGCGGCGATGGAGCGAGAACGCGAGGCGCTGGAAACGGAGCGCCGCGAACTCGAGAAGCTGACGGCATCGGCGCAGGAAAAGGAGCAGGCGTTCTCCCTCACCAGGAAGGAGGCTTCGCGCAAGGCGGCGCGCGAGGCGGAGGAGATGCTGGCGCAGACGCGCCGCGAGATCGAGGACATCGTGCGGCAGTTGCGTGAGCGCGCGGCGGACAAGGCGACCATCCGCGAGAGCCGCCAGCGCGTGGAACGATTGATGGGCGACGTGCGCGCGCGCGCGCGCGACAGCGAACCGGCGGCAGACGCGCTGGCGTCGGTGGCGGTGGGGGACCGCGTGTCGCTCAGCCCGGGTGGCAAGCCCGCGGGCGTGGTGGTGGAGGTGGTGCGCAAGAGCGCGGTGGTGGACATTGGCGGCAAGCGCATCCGCGCGCGCATCGGGAAGATCTACCGCGCCGCCGCGGATCCCGTACACAAGGCACCGCCGCCGCCGGCCGTCGGTGTGGATTACGAACCGGTGGGTGAGACCGAGGTGCACGTGCGCGGCATGCTGCGCGAGGACGCCCTGGAGATCGTGAGCCGCTTCATCGACCGCGCGGTCCTCTCCGGCCTGCGCGAGGTCAAGGTGGTGCACGGCCGCGGCGAGGGAATCCTCTCACGCGCGGTGCGCGAAGAGCTCCGCCGCGACCCGCGCGTGGCGTCGTTCCGGTTTGGCGATCCGATGGAAGGGGGAAACGGCGTCACCTTCGTGACGCTGCGCTAG